In Theileria parva strain Muguga chromosome 4 map unlocalized ctg_529, whole genome shotgun sequence, one DNA window encodes the following:
- the VARS gene encoding valine--tRNA ligase, with amino-acid sequence MSKCQSMKLLTEIESSYNPKSVEEGWYTLWESRKFFTPSSDPEALNTKNKWVSLLPPPNVTGSLHIGHALTVSIQDCLTRWHRMKGDVTLWLPGTDHAGIATQSVVERTLYKDENLKRHDLGRTKFVEKVFEWNDKYGSNIKNQLKRLGASLDWTREVFTMDQPRSTAVIEAFVRLYDSGHIYRNTRLVSWCPYLSTALSDIEVEPMEITSPTFITIPGYDSSVEVGSLWVFQYPVMVGSETRYLPVATTRLETMLGDVAVAVNPDDARYKEMVGCKIKHPFFPDREMVVVADSHVDMEFGTGAVKITPSHDKNDFEIAKRHGLPFLNIFTNDGKINENGGEFATMHRFQCRKVLEKRLKEIGLFLDKKPNTKPMMVPRCSRTGDIVEYMLIPQWYVNCKDLAKRAIEVVRNGSLKIIPSSYVSVWNQWLENIQDWCISRQLWWGHRIPAYRVTSSAIPASEERWVVGRDFEEAQQRAQTLFPNLPDLTLTQDEDVLDTWFSSGLFPLSTLGWPDTDTSDFKSFFPTSLLETGNDIIFFWVARMVMLSLHFVDMLPFNEIYMHPLVRDSRGEKMSKSKGNVVDPIDIIEGTTLERLNQNILNSSLPQGEIKRALALQKQQFPDGIPICGVDGLRLGLLALMRHNRAILLDVNKLVSSRHFGNKIWNATKFAILRTKFFRPSVQHTYNHYNTVKSYKGDNSLECKFKWEDKWILHKLNQYTKRVTDGLEAYQFYDVVQATYDFWLYQLCDVYLELVKNRLPSVIDDSSFVPTPESNAAAFVIHTCFSESLKLLHPIMPFITEELYHHLPEYLRKHESISISTFPKPNVEWENEALDAEMDTLFSVVHSFRSLATTLGLAQNTNKVGFITTDEPTRHLLYDKLHLIETLSKFKSISIVSNTSTELYHCVQNVVSSSLVTYINVDETVDLVKTSSMLNDRLSKTNKMLESYLKKLEVPNYEDKVPSDVRSLNDSKIKELSHEKQQLEEAIRDLGRLKLNNFK; translated from the exons ATGTCGAAGTGTCAGTCCATGA AACTTTTGACTGAGATCGAGTCGAGTTATAACCCAAAGTCCGTGGAGGAAGGATGGTACACCTTGTGGGAATCCAGGAAATTTTTCACACCCTCCAGCGACCCTGAAGCCCTCAACACCAAAAACAAGTGGGTGTCCCTACTACCACCACCTAACGTTACTGGCTCTCTGCACATTGGTCACGCCCTAACTGTTTCGATCCAGGACTGTTTAACAAGATG GCACCGAATGAAGGGTGATGTAACACTCTGGCTACCAGGAACTGACCATGCTGGAATTGCCACTCAGTCAGTGGTTGAGAGAACTCTGTATAAGGATGAAAACCTCAAACGGCACGATCTCGGAAGAACAAAATTCGTTGAAAAAGTCTTTGAATGGAATGATAAATACGGAAGCAACATCAAAAACCAGCTTAA gAGATTGGGAGCTTCATTGGATTGGACTAGAGAGGTTTTCACTATGGATCAACCACGGTCAACTGCCGTTATCGAGGCTTTCGTTCGTCTTTACGACTCTGGACATATTTATCGAAACACTCGATTGGTATCCTGGTGCCCATACCTCTCCACTGCACTCTCAGATATTGAAGTTGAACCCATGGAAATTACTTCCCCAACCTTCATTACCATTCCAG GATATGATTCATCTGTGGAGGTTGGTTCGTTGTGGGTGTTCCAGTACCCTGTGATGGTTGGAAGCGAGACACGTTACCTTCCAGTAGCCACGACTAGGCTGGAGACTATGCTGGGTGACGTTGCAGTGGCAGTCAATCCTGATGATGCAAGGTATAAGGAAATGGTAGGCTGTAAAATAAAGCACCCCTTTTTCCCGGATAGGGAAATGGTCGTGGTGGCTGACTCCCACGTGGATATGGAGTTTGGCACTGGCGctgttaaaataacaccGTCCCATGACAAGAACGATTTTGAAATTGCAAAGAGGCATGGCCTTCCGTTTTTGAACATTTTCACCAACGACGGGAAGATAAACGAGAACGGAGGAGAATTCGCAACCATGCACAGGTTCCAGTGCCGGAAAGTACTTGAAAAGAGGTTGAAAGAGATTGGACTATTTCTAGATAAGAAGCCGAACACTAAGCCGATGATGGTGCCAAGGTGTTCGAGGACTGGCGACATTGTAGAATATATGCTAATTCCACAGTGGTATGTGAACTGCAAGGACTTGGCCAAGAGGGCAATTGAAGTTGTGAGAAACGGCTCTCTTAAGATCATCCCATCGTCCTACGTCTCAGTGTGGAACCAGTGGCTTGAGAATATCCAGGACTGGTGTATTTCAAGACAACTTTGGTGGGGTCATAGGATTCCAGCCTACCGTGTCACTTCATCTGCTATTCCAGCTTCTGAGGAAAGGTGGGTTGTCGGAAGAGACTTTGAAGAAGCCCAGCAACGTGCACAAACTCTCTTTCCAAACTTACCAGACCTAACCCTAACTCAGGATGAGGATGTTTTGGATACTTGGTTTTCCTCTGGGTTATTTCCGCTTAGTACACTTGGGTGGCCCGATACTGATACTTCCGATTTCAAGTCGTTTTTCCCCACCAGCCTACTCGAGACGGGCAACGACATTATCTTCTTCTGGGTCGCAAGGATGGTCATGCTTTCTCTACATTTCGTGGATATGCTTCCGTTTAATGAGATTTACATGCATCCACTGGTTAGGGATTCGAGAGGTGAAAAGATGAGTAAAAGTAAGGGAAACGTTGTTGACCCTATTGACATCATAGAGGGGACTACGCTTGAGAGGCTAAACCAGAATATTCTGAATTCTTCTCTCCCTCAGGGCGAGATAAAGAGAGCTTTAGCACTACAGAAACAGCAGTTTCCTGATGGGATCCCAATATGTGGTGTAGATGGACTCAGACTTGGACTTCTCGCCTTAATGAGGCACAATAGAGCTATTTTACTGGACGTGAATAAACTTGTATCTTCAAGGCACTTTGGAAACAAGATTTGGAACGCCACTAAATTTGCAATTCTTCGCACCAAGTTCTTCAGGCCATCCGTACAACATACTTATAACCATTATAACACCGTTAAATCCTATAAGGGTGATAACAGTCTTGAATGCAAATTCAAATGGGAAGATAAATGGATTCTACACAAACTCAATCAATACACTAAACGG GTAACTGATGGATTGGAGGCCTATCAGTTTTATGATGTGGTGCAGGCGACATATGATTTTTGGTTATATCAACTATGTGATGTATATTTGGAACTGGTAAAAAACAGACTCCCGTCAGTGATTGACGATTCTTCATTTGTACCAACGCCCGAGTCAAATGCCGCTGCCTTCGTGATCCACACCTGCTTTAGCGAGTCTCTGAAACTACTTCACCCGATAATGCCATTCATAACTGAGGAGCTTTATCACCACCTTCCCGAGTATCTTAGAAAGCACGAGTCGATTTCGATTTCAACGTTCCCGAAACCCAATGTCGAGTGGGAGAACGAAGCACTTGATGCTGAAATGGACACACTTTTCTCAGTAGTGCACAGCTTCAGATCACTGGCAACAACTCTAGGACTAGCGCAAAACACTAACAAAGTTGGATTCATAACTACCGATGAACCAACACGCCATCTATTATATGATAAACTCCACCTAATAGAAACGCTCTCCAAATTCAAATCG ATCTCAATTGTGAGTAATACGAGTACGGAGTTGTATCATTGTGTTCAAAATGTAGTTTCATCTTCTCTAGTCACTTACATTAACGTTGACGAGACTGTGGACTTGGTTAAAACCTCGTCAATGCTCAATGACAGACTTtcaaaaacaaataaaatg cTTGAGTCATACCTAAAGAAGTTAGAAGTGCCGAACTATGAAGACAAGGTCCCGTCTGACGTCAGGTCACTCAACGACTCCAAGATAAAGGAGCTGTCTCACGAAAAACAGCAGCTTGAAGAAGCCATCAGGGACCTTGGAAGACtcaaattaaataactttaaataa
- a CDS encoding putative integral membrane protein, whose product MKFTKPSLRPGVSFVLYFAIILSFLSYTYCFSRKFATKSLFNPNLSIPFSVPSPLSHFNKEGNGRKVSDSSSLHSFGSGSSPNELRVGEIVHGTPIKRNPDGTTLVDVGLPQPLIAAKSTLYFMNDDEHYRLNSLLSAREAENPQFNRRQKMIYDTIHTSKKFPERKRQTYFRPNYPYPYDYLNSMRKKERYIPFDIGIGAEIRPQDYSVPSEPKTPKYLRNRDSMEFVVTDINPYSKYIYGEFFSVNIVETKRKTYSLMYLDSLNSKYHYTPYEAIVTEIMDDVLKVSLTNCRRSEMYGVNAYTVSTGNDKVGDRIQVYLAGSEIVPEQVYLFRNQITHAILRKENLQRLIDSIIRYYAKTGKWFKAEVDKVFRDFLTFRLKGEYKDTYLAYITKDHLPYNYPEDLVNESFINSNSPHRYFTLRDSEISMGKLNHIYHYDHSMYVRACELSNRRVEQPISKVDPISKLLIFTTTKNHYKPSPTMEKYFLQMIRQDVDKYEIKTGISYPCIVIGNDGGMIYFAINNKFKPNFTLNDDYLIGVMEAGQYSTNIPIGTILHAKVGKIQPYKLEGHYAVENRNRDLKYVTMPITEWINNLTEHELIKHKINPNNMELKILVMSTFIYPSSDSPQMNEFLTLQPAFIDANLTDILEVEDVADAVINSNVRRDPSHESLSEEENTKAKDVDPNRELGNVLLRDEESLIPLDYFTNNADIRDIFIKENLDPEKYVKFLRNINAAYHDPKCLFLEFFISSTNQPFFKFLERLLSPLERRKITLKEALEFERSILRLLSKSHTLYLERIYDMLPKETIMYSSIVPNSYDYTFYTMDELFKYYDAVSHDYVMDRSVNKSIIRLLKILTNPNFSFMSLLRERHRKMDNDVFFYSSKVLHYDSLMSLNRPKISRNQNDTEIPYATEEEESHSIPMAPYAEIVKTPRIFVNELEIYGLSMIRKMYSELLRINDPFKTKLVRPAHVDETVEDMDFGPHDLKDFNDSDLKKIFDDVDINEYALNKLDGSKTSLKELSKSWKRLNRYPEDVSLQDLREYLEDMQKVNRVHGIKLPII is encoded by the exons atgaaatttacaaaaCCTTCCCTTAGGCCTGGTGTTAGCTTCGTCTTATATTTTgccataattttatcttttctTTCCTACACATACTGTTTTTCGCGTAAATTTGCCACTAAATCACTTTTTAACCCAAATTTAAGTATCCCATTTTCAGTTCCAAGCCCTTTATCGCACTTTAATAAAGAGGGAAATGGAAGAAAGGTATCGGACTCGTCTAGTTTGCACAGTTTTGGCTCAGGATCGTCCCCCAACGAGCTTAGAGTCGGAGAGATTGTGCACGGAACACCCATCAAGAGGAACCCAGATGGAACAACTCTAGTAGATGTAGGCCTCCCCCAGCCTCTAATCGCAGCGAAGTCAACTCTATATTTCATGAATGACGATGAACATTATAGACTAAACTCTCTCCTGTCTGCCAGGGAAGCTGAAAATCCTCAGTTTAACAGACGTCAGAAGATGATTTATGACACCATTCACACTTCTAAGAAGTTCCCTGAAAGGAAGAGGCAAACGTATTTTAGGCCAAATTATCCTTATCCTTACGATTACTTAAATTCGATGAGGAAGAAGGAGAGGTATATTCCATTTGATATCGGTATAGGGGCTGAGATTAGGCCCCAGGATTACTCAGTACCTTCAGAGCCTAAGACGCCCAAGTACCTGAGGAATCGGGACTCTATGGAATTTGTAGTAACTGACATCAACCCGTACTCAAAGTACATTTATGGCGAGTTTTTCTCAGTTAACATTGTGGAAACTAAGAGGAAAACATACTCCCTGATGTACCTAGACTCGCTTAACAGTAAGTACCACTACACACCCTATGAGGCTATTGTGACTGAGATCATGGATGATGTTCTCAAGGTCAGTCTCACAAATTGTAGACGCAGTGAAATGTACGGAGTTAACGCATACACTGTATCAACTGGTAATGACAAAGTTGGTGATAGAATACAG GTGTATCTGGCTGGAAGCGAGATTGTACCTGAGCAAGTATATCTGTTTAGAAATCAAATAACCCATGCAATTCTTCGAAAAGAGAATTTGCAGAGGTTGATTGATTCGATAATACGTTATTATGCAAAGACTGGGAAATGGTTTAAGGCGGAAGTTGATAAGGTTTTCCGGGATTTTCTAACATTTAGACTTAAAGGAGAGTATAAAGATACGTATTTGGCCTACATTACTAAGGATCACTTGCCCTATAATTACCCAGAGGACCTTGTCAATGAGAGCTTTATCAACAGCAATAGCCCTCACCGCTACTTTACACTGAGAGACTCAGAAATCAGTATGGGAAAGCTTAATCACATATATCACTATGATCATTCGATGTATGTTAGGGCTTGTGAATTGAGTAATAGGAGAGTTGAGCAACCAATTTCAAAAGTTGATCCAATTTCCAAGTTACTCATTTTCACAACCACCAAAAACCACTATAAACCATCGCCAACTATGGAAAAGTACTTCCTTCAAAT GATAAGACAGGATGTGGATAAGTATGAGATAAAAACGGGTATTTCATACCCTTGTATAGTAATAGGAAATGATGGAGGGATGATATATTTCGCTATAAATAACAAGTTTAAGcctaattttacactaaatGATGATTATCTCATTGGAGTAATGGAAGCAGGCCAATATTCCACTAACATACCAATAGGCACAATATTACAC GCGAAAGTGGGAAAAATTCAACCTTATAAATTGGAAGGTCACTATGCTGTGGAAAACAGGAATAgagatttaaaatatgttacaaTGCCAATTACGGAGTGGATAAATAACCTTACCGAACACGAACTCATAAAACACAAAATAAACCCGAACAATATGGAACTAAAGATATTGGTGATGAGTACCTTTATTTACCCTTCAAGTGACTCTCCTCAGATGAACGAGTTTTTAACGTTGCAGCCAGCTTTTATAGATGCCAATCTCACAGATATCCTCGAGGTTGAAGATGTCGCAGACGCCGTGATAAACTCAAATGTCAGACGGGATCCGTCTCACGAAAGCTTATCTGAAGAAGAAAATACCAAAGCAAAAGACGTGGATCCGAACCGCGAGCTTGGAAATGTTCTACTGAGAGATGAAGAATCACTGATTCCCTTAGATTACTTCACCAACAACGCAGATATCAGGGACATATTTATAAAGGAGAACTTGGATCCTGAGAAGTACGTGAAGTTTTTAAGGAATATCAACGCCGCATACCACGACCCGAAGTGTTTATTCCTTGAGTTCTTTATAAGCTCTACAAACCAGCCCTTCTTTAAGTTCTTAGAAAGGCTGCTGAGTCCACTTGAGAGGAGAAAGATTACGTTAAAAGAAGCGTTAGAATTTGAGAGGAGTATTTTGAGGCTTTTGTCCAAAAGCCACACCTTATACTTGGAAAGAATATATGACATGCTGCCAAAGGAAACAATTATGTACTCGAGCATAGTGCCAAACTCATATGATTACACGTTCTACACTATGGAtgagttatttaaatattacgaCGCTGTGAGCCATGATTATGTCATGGATAGATCAGTAAACAAGTCGATTATAAGACTGTTAAAGATTTTAACGAATCCAAACTTCTCATTCATGTCTCTGCTCAGAGAGAGACATAGGAAGATGGACAATGACGTGTTTTTCTACTCATCAAAGGTGTTGCACTATGACTCACTTATGAGCTTAAACAGACCTAAGATTTCAAGAAACCAGAATGATACTGAAATACCATACGCAACTGAAGAGGAGGAATCACATTCAATTCCAATGGCACCCTACGCCGAAATTGTTAAAACCCCAAGAATTTTCGTCAATGAATTAGAAATATACGGACTCTCAATGATTCGAAAAATGTATTCTGAACTTCTCAG aATTAATGACCCTTTTAAGACTAAGTTAGTGAGGCCAGCCCACGTGGATGAAACTGTTGAGGATATGGATTTTGGCCCTCATGACCTGAAAGATTTTAATGATTCAGATCTAAAGAAAATATTTGATGATGTGGACATAAATGAATACGCCCTGAATAAACTCGACGGATCAAAGACGAGCTTAAAGGAACTTTCCAAATCGTGGAAAAGGCTTAACAGGTATCCAGAGGACGTTTCACTACAGGATTTGAGGGAATACTTGGAAGACATGCAAAAGGTGAACAGAGTTCACGGAATCAAGCTACCAATAATTTAG